The Pseudomonas cavernicola DNA segment TGCAGGGTCAGGAAGGTGTAATACGGGCCGTGGCTGAGCTGCATCAACGCCACGCAACTATAAAAAGCCAGCACCCCGGGCCGGCGCAGTTGGGCGATAAAACCGCCCTCGCCCAGCCGACCGGCCCGAGCCTGCGGCTGCGCATTGGGCACCCACCAACTACTGATGACGATGCCGCCCATGATCAGGATCAAGGCCCAGGGATAGACGTCCAGACTGAGCAGCTCGAACAGCTTGCCCAGCCCGACCACCGTGAGAATGAAGCCGATGCTGCCCCACAGGCGAATCTGGCTATAGCGCGCGGCCTGCTCTTTCAGGTGGGCCAGCGTGATCACTTCGAACTGCGGCAACACCGCATGCCAGAAGAACGCATGCAGCGCCATGATCAGCGCCAGCCAGGCATAGCTTTTGCTGATGAAGATCAGGCTGAAGCAAATCAGGGTGCACAGCGCGCCAAAGCGCACGATAGCCAGCCGCCGCCCCGTGTGATCACCGAGCCAGCCCCAGAGATTCGGCGCCACGCAACGCATCAGCATGGGGATCGCCACCAGCTCGCCGATCCGTGCGCTGGAAAACCCCAGGTGGTCGAAATACAAGGCCAAAAAGGGCGCCGTAGCGCCCAGCAAGGCGAAGTAGAACAGGTAGAAGCTGGACAGCCGCCAGTAAGGAATATCGCTCATACGCTGAACATGGGTTGGCGCGTAGGTTGCTGCTGAGCTTTGTACCGTCCGAAGCTTGATCTGCGATGGCAGCCTTGCCTGAGTTCGGGGTGGTTCGGCGTGACGTAATGGTGCAGGGTGGGTGCTGGCAGGCCTTTGCCCTGCATGTTGGGCATCGCTGCGCTCAGCGCCAACCTACGCAGCACCCGCCATAAAGCAATCACAACTGCCCAAGCACCGGTGTATTCACTTGCACGCCAGCGTTCTGCCCACGATGACGCAGCAGATGATCCAACAACACGATGGCCATCATCGCCTCGGCAATCGGCGTGGCGCGAATGCCGACGCACGGGTCGTGGCGCCCTTTGGTGATCACCTCGACCGGGTTGCCGTCCACATCGATCGAGCGACCCGGCGTGGTGATGCTGGAAGTCGGCTTCAGCGCCAGATGGGCCACGATCGGCTGGCCGGAGGAAATCCCGCCGAGAATCCCGCCGGCGTTATTGCTGAGAAAACCTTGCGGGGTCAGTTCATCCCGATGCTCAGTGCCGCGCTGGGCGATGCTGGCGAAGCCGGCGCCGATCTCCACGCCTTTCACCGCATTAATGCTCATCAGCGCATGGGCCAGGTCCGCATCCAAGCGGTCGAAAATGGGCTCGCCCAGGCCAGGCATCACACCCTCAGCGACCACGGTGATCTTCGCGCCGACCGAATCCTGATCGCGGCGCAACTGGTCCATATAGGCCTCCAGCTCTGGCACCTTGCTCGCGTCGGGGCTGAAGAAAGCGTTTTCTTCGACCGAATCCCAGCTCTTGAACGGGATCTCGATCGGACCGAGCTGACTCATATAGCCGCGCACGGTAATGCCCAGAGTCGCCAGGTATTTCTTGGCGATGGCACCCGCCGCTACGCGCATGGCGGTTTCGCGGGCAGAACTGCGGCCGCCGCCGCGATAGTCACGGATGCCGTATTTGTGCTGATAGGTGTAGTCGGCGTGGGCTGGGCGGAACAGATCCTTGATCGCCGAGTAGTCCTTGGACTTCTGGTCGGTATTGCGGATCAGCAGGCCAATCGGGCAGCCCGTGGTCTTGCCTTCGAACACCCCGGAGAGAATCTCGACCTCGTCGGCTTCCTGGCGCTGCGTGGTGTGGCGGCTGGTGCCCGGCTTGCGCCGATCGAGGTCGCGCTGCAAGTCGGTCAACGACAGCTCCAGCCCCGGCGGGCAGCCGTCAACGATGGCGACCAGGGCCGGGCCATGGCTCTCGCCAGCGGTGGTGACAGTGAACAGCTTGCCGTAGGTATTGCCGGACATGCAGGACGCTCCGCGAAAATCAGCCACAAACAAAGGCCGAGGAGTATACCCGCCGTGCCCAAGCAGTTCATCCTCGAACCTTATCCTCAGGAGTCTGTCGGACTTAGAACTGTCCTGCTACGGACGCCTAAGCCCGACAGACTCCAAGCG contains these protein-coding regions:
- a CDS encoding MFS transporter; amino-acid sequence: MSDIPYWRLSSFYLFYFALLGATAPFLALYFDHLGFSSARIGELVAIPMLMRCVAPNLWGWLGDHTGRRLAIVRFGALCTLICFSLIFISKSYAWLALIMALHAFFWHAVLPQFEVITLAHLKEQAARYSQIRLWGSIGFILTVVGLGKLFELLSLDVYPWALILIMGGIVISSWWVPNAQPQARAGRLGEGGFIAQLRRPGVLAFYSCVALMQLSHGPYYTFLTLHLEHLGYARGLIGQLWALGVVAEVLLFLVMARILQRFSLRQVLMASFLLAALRWLLLGNFAEHLPVLLVAQLMHAATFGSFHAAAIHFVQRSFGPQQQGQGQALYAALAGTGGALGALYSGYSWNTLGPAWTFAIASLAALAAAVIIGMRLKDTELTATELNEERA
- the aroC gene encoding chorismate synthase — encoded protein: MSGNTYGKLFTVTTAGESHGPALVAIVDGCPPGLELSLTDLQRDLDRRKPGTSRHTTQRQEADEVEILSGVFEGKTTGCPIGLLIRNTDQKSKDYSAIKDLFRPAHADYTYQHKYGIRDYRGGGRSSARETAMRVAAGAIAKKYLATLGITVRGYMSQLGPIEIPFKSWDSVEENAFFSPDASKVPELEAYMDQLRRDQDSVGAKITVVAEGVMPGLGEPIFDRLDADLAHALMSINAVKGVEIGAGFASIAQRGTEHRDELTPQGFLSNNAGGILGGISSGQPIVAHLALKPTSSITTPGRSIDVDGNPVEVITKGRHDPCVGIRATPIAEAMMAIVLLDHLLRHRGQNAGVQVNTPVLGQL